One genomic segment of Amycolatopsis sp. Hca4 includes these proteins:
- a CDS encoding S41 family peptidase, producing MTGRAGYLRTPAVSGGTLYFACEDDLWSVPAEGGRAHRLTAGPGEARRPRISPDGTEIAFVGTYDGPAEVYVMPAEGGRPRRLTHQAGRCLTVGWHPDTGEVLYATDAEQPSGFGARLFSVPPAGGPARPLRLGPADTIAFGHGGVVVGRNTADPARWKRYRGGGTGELWYAEDEAGPFTRLVALPGNVADPCWAGGRVHFISDHEGIGNVYSCRPDGGDLRCHTDHHDHYARGLTTDGTRLVYTAGARLHLLDDRGARPVEVDLGGAAPQRGRRFAPAGEYLDGARLSPDGTRLAVTARGKAFTFEHWSGPVRGHGSADGVRYRLLRWLAGGRQLVAVAADESPDERIVLLDAEGGEDAPVLVAGGVGHITELTASPASGLVAFATSRQRVWLVDTTDVLPRPRLLDASRHERIEDLAWSPDGRWLAYTFPESPRTSSIKLADTASGRTHRVTEPVVRDARPAFDPSGRYLYFLGQRDLTPELDQVQFDVGFPFGSRPYLITLRAGEESPFETRAAVPGQARTAPRGDGRVEIDFDGISRRVAAFPVPEGRYSDIGALPGRVLLLSVPLAAPDPAHPDAGGDGTVSLVDLGTGRVTAGCLGPVDELDVRGDVVLHRTDSRLRVLRADAAGDPPDGEEPGPATGWVDLGRVKVPFDPSAEWRQMFREAWRLQREGYWDARMSGLDWDAVYDRYAPLAELVSCRAELSDLIWELHGELGTSHAFERGGEYRAGPDEAQGFLGVDWDTPPDGSTWRIARILRGDPWNPKAGSPCARLGADIRAGDAVVAVNGRRVGPPGPGELLVGQADREVELTVRRGGAEHRVVVRACASEARARYLDWTEGNRAYVRTVSGGRLGYLHVPDMTRSGYADFVRGFLTELDRDGLIVDVRFNTGGHVSPLLLDRLARRRTGTEHGRWSGMAPYPTESPRGPMATLLNEHTGSDGEIFAHVFRALGLGPLIGRRSWGGVIATWPRHRLVDGTVTTQPEFRYRFGDAGGSLENHGVEPDLAVVPAPDRLLPGEDDQLAAAVAHLLAELGSPSDELPVPRAALLLPQAP from the coding sequence GTGACCGGGCGGGCCGGGTACCTGCGCACGCCCGCGGTCTCCGGCGGCACCCTGTACTTCGCGTGCGAGGACGACCTGTGGTCCGTGCCGGCCGAAGGCGGCCGGGCGCACCGGCTGACCGCGGGCCCCGGTGAAGCCCGGCGGCCGCGGATCTCCCCGGACGGCACGGAAATCGCGTTCGTCGGCACCTACGACGGCCCCGCCGAGGTGTACGTGATGCCCGCCGAAGGCGGCCGGCCGCGGCGGCTGACCCACCAGGCAGGCCGCTGCCTCACCGTCGGCTGGCACCCGGACACCGGCGAGGTGCTCTACGCGACGGACGCGGAGCAGCCGTCCGGCTTCGGCGCACGCCTGTTCTCGGTGCCACCGGCCGGTGGTCCCGCGCGGCCGCTGCGGCTGGGGCCCGCCGACACGATCGCCTTCGGGCACGGCGGGGTCGTCGTCGGCCGCAACACCGCGGATCCCGCGCGCTGGAAGCGCTACCGCGGCGGCGGCACCGGCGAGCTGTGGTACGCCGAGGACGAGGCCGGGCCGTTCACGCGGCTCGTCGCGCTGCCCGGGAACGTCGCCGACCCGTGCTGGGCCGGCGGCCGCGTCCACTTCATCAGCGACCACGAAGGCATCGGCAACGTCTACTCGTGCCGTCCCGACGGCGGCGACCTGCGCTGCCACACCGACCACCACGACCACTACGCGCGGGGGCTCACCACCGACGGCACCCGGCTCGTCTACACCGCGGGCGCCCGGCTGCACCTGCTCGACGACCGCGGCGCCCGGCCGGTCGAGGTGGACCTGGGCGGCGCGGCCCCGCAGCGCGGCCGCCGGTTCGCCCCCGCGGGCGAGTACCTCGACGGCGCGCGCCTGTCCCCCGACGGCACCCGGCTCGCGGTGACCGCCCGCGGCAAGGCGTTCACCTTCGAGCACTGGTCCGGGCCGGTCCGCGGCCACGGCAGCGCCGACGGCGTCCGCTACCGGCTGCTGCGCTGGCTGGCCGGCGGGCGGCAGCTGGTCGCGGTGGCCGCCGACGAGAGCCCGGACGAGCGGATCGTGCTGCTGGACGCCGAGGGCGGCGAAGACGCCCCGGTGCTGGTCGCGGGCGGCGTCGGGCACATCACCGAGCTGACCGCCTCACCCGCGTCCGGGCTCGTCGCCTTCGCCACCAGCCGCCAGCGCGTGTGGCTGGTGGACACCACCGACGTGCTCCCCCGGCCCCGGCTGCTGGACGCCAGCCGGCACGAGCGCATCGAGGACCTGGCCTGGTCGCCCGACGGGCGGTGGCTGGCCTACACGTTCCCGGAGTCGCCGCGCACGTCGTCGATCAAGCTCGCCGACACCGCGTCCGGGCGCACCCACCGGGTCACCGAGCCGGTGGTGCGCGACGCGCGCCCGGCGTTCGACCCGTCCGGGCGGTACCTGTACTTCCTCGGCCAGCGCGACCTGACGCCCGAGCTGGACCAGGTGCAGTTCGACGTCGGGTTCCCGTTCGGCTCGCGGCCGTACCTGATCACCCTGCGGGCGGGCGAGGAATCGCCGTTCGAGACGCGGGCCGCCGTGCCCGGCCAGGCGCGGACGGCCCCGCGCGGCGACGGCCGGGTGGAGATCGACTTCGACGGGATTTCCCGGCGGGTGGCGGCGTTCCCGGTGCCCGAGGGGCGCTACAGCGACATCGGCGCGCTGCCCGGCCGGGTGCTGCTGCTGTCGGTGCCGCTGGCCGCGCCGGACCCGGCGCACCCGGACGCCGGCGGCGACGGCACGGTGTCGCTGGTCGACCTGGGCACCGGCCGGGTCACCGCGGGCTGCCTCGGCCCGGTCGACGAGCTGGACGTCCGCGGCGACGTCGTGCTGCACCGCACCGACAGCCGGCTGCGGGTGCTGCGCGCCGACGCCGCCGGCGACCCGCCCGACGGCGAAGAGCCGGGCCCGGCGACGGGCTGGGTCGACCTCGGCCGCGTCAAGGTCCCGTTCGACCCGTCGGCGGAGTGGCGGCAGATGTTCCGCGAGGCGTGGCGGCTGCAGCGCGAGGGTTATTGGGACGCGCGGATGTCCGGCCTCGACTGGGACGCGGTGTACGACCGGTACGCGCCGCTCGCGGAACTGGTGTCGTGCCGCGCCGAGCTGTCGGACCTGATCTGGGAGCTGCACGGCGAGCTCGGCACGTCGCACGCCTTCGAGCGCGGCGGCGAGTACCGCGCCGGACCGGACGAGGCCCAGGGCTTCCTCGGCGTCGACTGGGACACCCCGCCCGACGGCTCGACCTGGCGGATCGCCCGGATCCTGCGCGGCGACCCGTGGAACCCGAAGGCCGGTTCGCCGTGCGCCCGGCTCGGCGCGGACATCCGCGCGGGCGACGCCGTGGTCGCGGTCAACGGCCGCCGGGTCGGCCCGCCGGGTCCCGGCGAGCTGCTGGTCGGGCAGGCCGACCGCGAGGTCGAGCTGACCGTGCGGCGGGGCGGCGCCGAGCACCGCGTGGTCGTGCGGGCGTGCGCGAGCGAGGCGCGGGCGCGGTACCTGGACTGGACCGAGGGCAACCGCGCGTACGTGCGCACGGTGTCCGGCGGGCGGCTGGGCTACCTGCACGTGCCCGACATGACGCGCAGCGGGTACGCCGACTTCGTCCGCGGGTTCCTGACCGAGCTCGACCGCGACGGCCTGATCGTGGACGTCCGGTTCAACACGGGCGGGCACGTGTCACCGCTGCTGCTCGACCGGCTGGCCCGCCGCCGCACCGGCACCGAGCACGGGCGCTGGAGCGGGATGGCACCGTACCCGACGGAGTCCCCGCGCGGCCCGATGGCGACGCTGCTCAACGAGCACACCGGTTCCGACGGCGAGATCTTCGCGCACGTGTTCCGCGCGCTCGGGCTGGGCCCGCTGATCGGCAGGCGCAGCTGGGGCGGGGTGATCGCGACCTGGCCGCGCCACCGGCTGGTGGACGGCACGGTCACGACGCAGCCGGAGTTCCGCTACCGCTTCGGCGACGCGGGCGGTTCTTTGGAGAACCACGGCGTGGAGCCGGACCTGGCGGTGGTCCCGGCCCCGGACCGGCTGCTGCCGGGCGAGGACGACCAGCTCGCGGCGGCGGTCGCGCACCTGCTGGCGGAGCTGGGGTCACCGTCGGACGAGCTCCCGGTTCCCCGGGCGGCGCTGCTGCTGCCGCAGGCGCCGTGA
- a CDS encoding GNAT family N-acetyltransferase, whose translation MPIVTVRHFTEEDIPLRTELLREARFAANLTDFAVGSDDDGLQARQLRTITDEHRTKRIFTICGSHDRVLGFAWITSIDWRAQCCELSFGVLPRDRGLGAFAVYAVHKHLRDELNMRVIVNQVYTHNTMFLSAEALEAQHQVRCERDSYTVGEWRTACYWTLSDEDIRAHEATAEERRRELAERIRERIEARS comes from the coding sequence ATGCCGATCGTGACCGTCCGGCACTTCACCGAAGAGGACATCCCGCTGCGCACGGAACTGCTGCGCGAAGCGCGGTTCGCGGCCAACCTCACCGACTTCGCCGTCGGGTCCGACGACGACGGCCTGCAGGCCCGGCAGCTGCGCACGATCACCGACGAGCACCGCACCAAGCGGATCTTCACCATCTGCGGCTCGCACGACCGCGTGCTGGGGTTCGCCTGGATCACCTCGATCGACTGGCGCGCCCAGTGCTGCGAGCTGTCCTTCGGCGTGCTGCCGCGCGACCGCGGGCTCGGCGCGTTCGCCGTCTACGCGGTGCACAAGCACCTGCGCGACGAGCTCAACATGCGCGTGATCGTCAACCAGGTCTACACGCACAACACGATGTTCCTCTCCGCCGAAGCCCTCGAAGCCCAGCACCAGGTCCGGTGCGAGCGGGACTCCTACACCGTCGGCGAGTGGCGGACCGCGTGCTACTGGACGCTGTCCGACGAGGACATCCGGGCCCACGAGGCCACCGCCGAGGAACGCCGCCGCGAGCTGGCCGAGCGGATCCGCGAGCGGATCGAGGCGCGGTCGTGA
- a CDS encoding GNAT family N-acetyltransferase, whose product MKLRGYRGTDRELLSGPWLAGELLGLPLADWPALAEPTEVPPPDGDDEELCVTDGAFVRYTGIDWVHRRARVELGVHTGLSDVEELLTAAVAHGFTALNLRRLHGWVTPAARADTDALAAAGFRREAVVPAATWFDGAPAAREIWGTIRHD is encoded by the coding sequence ATGAAACTGCGCGGATACCGCGGCACCGACCGCGAGCTGCTGAGCGGGCCGTGGCTCGCCGGCGAGCTGCTCGGGCTGCCACTGGCGGACTGGCCCGCGCTCGCCGAGCCGACCGAGGTCCCCCCGCCCGACGGCGACGACGAGGAGCTGTGCGTCACCGACGGCGCCTTCGTCCGCTACACCGGCATCGACTGGGTGCACCGGCGGGCCCGCGTCGAGCTCGGCGTCCACACCGGACTGTCCGATGTGGAGGAACTGCTGACCGCCGCCGTCGCGCACGGCTTCACCGCGCTGAACCTGCGGCGCCTGCACGGCTGGGTCACCCCGGCCGCACGGGCGGACACGGACGCGCTGGCCGCCGCCGGTTTCCGGCGCGAAGCCGTCGTCCCGGCCGCCACCTGGTTCGACGGCGCACCCGCCGCACGGGAGATCTGGGGGACGATCCGCCATGACTGA